In Haliotis asinina isolate JCU_RB_2024 unplaced genomic scaffold, JCU_Hal_asi_v2 scaffold_18, whole genome shotgun sequence, the following proteins share a genomic window:
- the LOC137269934 gene encoding snRNA-activating protein complex subunit 5-like, with amino-acid sequence MSYTEKRYFRGISNMSHKEQQMLKEEERSLVNLHTKLSDQLNRLKVEELALISMLRLQNRPTSTTMSQHTDQADEGPVRQEIQSELDQLDEKYQEVLDLSVAGHLGMSDYQGEEEEEEEEDEDDEDDEPETVTDQLSAFLDELSARNK; translated from the exons ATGAGCTATACTGAGAAAAGGTACTTCCGTGGAATAAGCAACATGTCTCACAAGGAACAGCAGATGTTGAAGGAGGAAGAGAGATCACTGGTCAACCTACACACGAAACTCAGCGACCAGCTCAACAGACTCAAG GTGGAGGAGCTTGCCCTAATCAGCATGCTGCGTCTCCAGAACCGGCCGACGTCCACCACAATGTCCCAGCACACAGACCAAGCAGATGAAGGACCAGTGAGGCAGGAGATCCAG AGTGAACTGGACCAGTTGGATGAGAAGTACCAGGAAGTGCTAGACCTGAGTGTAGCTGGACACCTTGGGATGTCTGACT ACCaaggggaggaggaggaggaggaggaagaagatgaggatgatgaagatgatgaaccAGAGACTGTCACAGACCAGTTGTCAGCCTTTCTGGATGAACTGTCGGCCAGAAACAAGTGA
- the LOC137269933 gene encoding vitelline envelope sperm lysin receptor-like — translation MSAADYLAVILLVVTVRGAIPPGYIMEVTLECGSSDVGDGAISILSDLSVQAKAVCAGDKEFPFINLDVVNHILPFSYPTGGTNPCVFKKKKHTRVFSARVVVFYGQMGSGVHHGKEEYIVTCTFSPAGEDASKMSKITESLLAANAIHGYAGGDSSSTIILKMVDVLGHNLNGKSVDLGRKVQLKAVNTGTEPGIRPVSCDAIDSSKARYSILRAGCGDGIVFPKTVGFKTTGKKTQSPYFPAFTINVDPILKFECNFTLCGLQCDGDSCANAPAPNRPKRDSSSVSYDFAATGAVAIINTALDKSWIGETRLDIS, via the exons ATGTCGGCAGCGGACTATCTGGCCGTCATCCTCCTCGTG GTGACAGTGCGGGGAGCAATACCTCCAGGCTATATCATGGAAG TCACCCTCGAGTGCGGCTCCAGCGATGTCGGGGACGGCGCCATCTCCATACTGTCAGACCTGAGCGTACAAGCTAAAGCTGTGTGTGCCGGCGACAAGGAATTCCCCTTCATAAACTTGGATGTCGTCAACCACATCCTCCCTTTCTCCTACCCCACAGGAGGAACAAACCCATGCGTGTTCAAG AAGAAGAAACATACCCGGGTCTTCTCCGCCAGGGTCGTTGTGTTTTACGGACAGATGGGGTCTGGCGTGCATCACGGAAAGGAAGAGTATATCGTCACGTGTACGTTCAGCCCCGCTGGAGAAGACGCCAGCAAGATGAGCAAGATCACCGAGTC tcTGCTGGCAGCCAATGCGATCCACGGCTACGCTGGGGGAGACAGCAGCTCCACCATCATCCTCAAGATGGTGGACGTTCTCGGCCATAACCTCAACGGCAAGAGCGTCGACCTTGGTCGGAAGGTGCAGCTCAAGGCTGTCAATACAG GTACCGAGCCCGGGATCCGACCAGTGTCTTGTGATGCCATCGACAGTTCCAAGGCGCGCTACTCCATCCTCAGAGCTGG CTGCGGGGATGGAATCGTGTTCCCCAAGACTGTCGGCTTCAAGACCACTGGCAAGAAGACCCAGAGTCCCTACTTCCCCGCCTTCACCATCAACGTCGACCCCATCCTCAAGTTTGAGTGTAACTTCACTCTGTGTGGTCTGCAGTGTGACGGG GACTCGTGTGCGAACGCCCCAGCGCCCAACCGACCAAAGAGAG ATTCATCCTCCGTCAGCTACGACTTTGCCGCTACCGGGGCCGTTGCCATTATCAACACTGCCTTGGACAAGTCCTGGATCGGGGAGACTCGCTTGGACATATCCTAG